The genomic stretch TGAAAAAAGCAATCAATGTATTAAAAAACATCAATCCAATCATGATCTTAATGCCTAAGAATATCCCAACAAAGATCGTAGGTATAACTAGAAGCTTTTTGATGATCTCCAGTTTTAAAAAAAGATCACTCCTCCCCTGAACCTGCAGCATATTGAGATTGATCGCCTGTAGTGGATACGACATACCAACGAAACAGAGCAACTGCAGATAAATCACCGAAGGCAACCATTGTTCACCTATTAGAGTAAGAACCATAGGTTTGGCAACTGCTGCCATCCCGATCATCGAGACAAAAGTTATAAACATAGTACTTCTGATCAGTTTCTGATATGATGCTTTTAAGCGAGGGATATCCTCTTGGATCGAGGCAAGTACCGGATAACTGACACGTTGGACAACACGAGTAATGTTTTCGGAGGGTAGTTTTTTAAACTGAGTGGCTCGTGTATAATAGCCTAATTCCTCAGCAGAGAAATATTTACCAATAACTAAGAGATATATGTGTCGATGAATAGTATCCAACAAACTACTCGCTAAAAGTTTTGAACCAAAAGAAAACATCTCTTTGAAAGATTGCCAGCTAAAGACCAAAGAAGGTCGCCATTTGTTCCAAATCCATAGTAATAAAGTAGTGATCAGAGCGATCATCAGGTGTTTCGCAACCAAACTCCAGACACCAAATCCACGATAAGCCATAACAACACCGATTATACCTGCTCCTAAAGCCGATATTATGGAAATCTTGGTAAGAAGCTTAAAATCAATTCTCTTGGACAGGATTACACCCTGAACAATAGATACTGAACTAATAATTATCCCCAAACTTGATACCCTTATTATTAACTTCAACTTTGGTTCATCAAAAAAATTACTGATAACTCCGGCAGACAGAAACAATATAGCATAGACAACAATACTAACAACGAAATTGTAATAAAAAACAGTAGAATAATCTTCTTGCGTGCATTTACTTTTTCTTATCAGAGCATGAGGCAACCCACTGATAACAAATGGTTGTAAAAAAGCAACAAAAAAAGTAGTCATGCCGATCAACCCGAACTCTCTGGGAGTAAGTAATCTTGCCAAAATTATACCAAATATAAATTGCACACCATGCTTGGCAAAATTATCAATAAAACTCCAAGTAAGACCGGATACTGTTTTATCTTTGAGGGACATTAGAGTTAAAGTTTAGAAGGTTTAGTGCTTCGCTGTTTAGTAGGTTTAGCATTTCTCTGTTGAAATAGTTATAATAACTATATTTTTCTTGATTCATTCGACATGATAATTTTATCGAGGTAATCGATAACCTCTGCAAATTCATGAGAATTTTCCTGTTTCAGATAATAAAGATCCTGAAAGCAAAGAAATTTGATATTACTATTACCTTTCCTGATCAGGTCAAACTTGTATCTTTCGTGCTGCAATCCACCTTTCCGGGGTATCATCAATAGAGAATCATTGCCGTCTCGAATCTCTGCTTTGTTATTCTTTAAAGCTAAATGTGTATGAATAACCAGTGAAGATGATTGATCTTTATGCCTAAAACGATGTTTGACATAGTCTTCTAAAACCTGTTTATTGTTTTCATAAAATTTGTCTAATACCGATACTTTAGCAGGATAAGGAGAATGAACAACTTCAAAGTGTTCCTTTTTATATCCTGTTACTATTGCTCCGTTAGTTTGGTAGTTATTAACCGACCAAGAAATTCTTTTTATACTTCTTAGTTTAATGAAATGTTTGAAGAGTCGTATTGATCTATTCATCGTCAAATTCTCATTACTTTTCCAACTTCCCCTGACAACTGTTTTATCTTCATGAAAAAAATCTTCTGCAGCTGTAGGATTAATGATAAAGAAATCGTCATTAAAGGCAATAAACTTATCAGAAAGACCGGGAATCTTCCATAATAATGTTTCTATCGAAAGCGAGTTAAAGGTTGGTAAATATTGTAGATGATCACGGAAAATAATCTTATGGTCAATAACCGAAACCCCTAATTCTATTTTTTTCTCATCTGTTAGCCAATCTGGGCATTGTTCATCAGTAACTAAAAATATGTTTCTTATCCAGGGAGCAAATTTTCTGATAGAGTAAATACAGTATTTAACTTCATTTACTTCTAAAAATCTACCTTCAAGAGCAGCACAGTGAGTAATTTGTTCATCGATCACTTGCGAATATTGCTGTCGCTTATTAATGTGCTTCGGATCGTTTCCGTCAACCCAGGTTATTACGGCATCGATGGGATCGTTGTTTAGTGAGGGATTGTTCATGGAAATAAAAGTTTAGAGTTTAGAAAGGTTTAGTGCTTCGCGGTTGAGAAGGTTGAGTGCTTCGCGGTTGAGAAGGTTGAGAGAGTTTAGATAGAGAACTTTTTCGAAGTTGGTTAATCTGATATGAGAGACTTTCAATATCTGATCTAAAAGAATTATAGTCATCTTCTGTTATGTAATTAAGATCTAAACAGATTATGATTTGATTGAGAACTTCCATCAGACTGGAATAAGCTATTTGATAAAAGTGCGATTGATCTTTAGATGAGATACGAGAAGAGCCTTCTGCAATATTAGAACTAATAGAAATTGCAGCTCTACGCAACTGATCAATCATTCCATAGCTTTCTTCTTTAGGAAATTCTTTTGTTAAAAGATAAATTCTAGTTACAAAA from Candidatus Cloacimonadota bacterium encodes the following:
- a CDS encoding lipopolysaccharide biosynthesis protein, with translation MSLKDKTVSGLTWSFIDNFAKHGVQFIFGIILARLLTPREFGLIGMTTFFVAFLQPFVISGLPHALIRKSKCTQEDYSTVFYYNFVVSIVVYAILFLSAGVISNFFDEPKLKLIIRVSSLGIIISSVSIVQGVILSKRIDFKLLTKISIISALGAGIIGVVMAYRGFGVWSLVAKHLMIALITTLLLWIWNKWRPSLVFSWQSFKEMFSFGSKLLASSLLDTIHRHIYLLVIGKYFSAEELGYYTRATQFKKLPSENITRVVQRVSYPVLASIQEDIPRLKASYQKLIRSTMFITFVSMIGMAAVAKPMVLTLIGEQWLPSVIYLQLLCFVGMSYPLQAINLNMLQVQGRSDLFLKLEIIKKLLVIPTIFVGIFLGIKIMIGLMFFNTLIAFFINSKWSGKFIGYSSLDQLKDIFPSFLVAISMGLPVFMAGQFLRTSPLVTLTFQILLGAVLTLGLTEIFRMKDYLLIKTIVMEKIFKKFGKDNEKRY
- a CDS encoding Stealth CR1 domain-containing protein, with protein sequence MNNPSLNNDPIDAVITWVDGNDPKHINKRQQYSQVIDEQITHCAALEGRFLEVNEVKYCIYSIRKFAPWIRNIFLVTDEQCPDWLTDEKKIELGVSVIDHKIIFRDHLQYLPTFNSLSIETLLWKIPGLSDKFIAFNDDFFIINPTAAEDFFHEDKTVVRGSWKSNENLTMNRSIRLFKHFIKLRSIKRISWSVNNYQTNGAIVTGYKKEHFEVVHSPYPAKVSVLDKFYENNKQVLEDYVKHRFRHKDQSSSLVIHTHLALKNNKAEIRDGNDSLLMIPRKGGLQHERYKFDLIRKGNSNIKFLCFQDLYYLKQENSHEFAEVIDYLDKIIMSNESRKI
- a CDS encoding four helix bundle protein translates to MKKENTYAFEKLRVWQDSRAFVTRIYLLTKEFPKEESYGMIDQLRRAAISISSNIAEGSSRISSKDQSHFYQIAYSSLMEVLNQIIICLDLNYITEDDYNSFRSDIESLSYQINQLRKSSLSKLSQPSQPRSTQPSQPRSTKPF